The Shewanella sp. KX20019 genome window below encodes:
- a CDS encoding DUF7281 domain-containing protein produces the protein MARLTKIHANLIRTVLEKRSAKVRFSGNWQKIYAELEVGSPDESEKILLFSVAQRHQLNQMSTAYFGCELLKTSFEGTRSEIAKHNRFEKLATIRPDEQYVLIKPQPFYPEIAVECALRVPLDNIIKLLQSDVQTITHIVIVENLDAFDSWHQFVVGVALKYALVVYRGHNGVAKGLNSLLERIPSEINVVAFVDIDPAGIQIALTMPKVTLILAPEIQALSSILTTSNSSEDYDVQHKQAKYMQKHKDDWQALQQFIIDERVSIKQQHLLAFNLPLRVHPRDC, from the coding sequence GTGGCTCGCTTAACTAAGATCCATGCAAATTTAATTCGCACTGTGCTGGAAAAGCGCAGTGCCAAGGTGCGCTTTAGCGGCAATTGGCAGAAAATCTATGCCGAGCTAGAGGTCGGCAGCCCTGATGAGTCAGAAAAGATTTTGTTGTTTAGCGTAGCGCAACGACATCAGCTTAATCAGATGTCTACAGCTTACTTTGGATGTGAATTATTAAAGACCTCTTTTGAGGGCACCCGCAGCGAGATTGCAAAGCACAATCGCTTTGAAAAGCTAGCGACTATCAGACCTGATGAGCAATACGTGCTTATTAAGCCTCAGCCTTTTTACCCTGAGATTGCTGTTGAGTGCGCTCTTAGAGTGCCGTTAGACAACATCATCAAGTTACTGCAGTCAGACGTTCAAACGATTACTCACATTGTTATTGTGGAAAACCTTGATGCATTCGATTCTTGGCATCAGTTCGTGGTTGGAGTAGCACTAAAGTACGCTTTAGTGGTGTACAGAGGTCACAATGGAGTGGCAAAAGGGTTAAATAGCTTGCTTGAACGTATACCTAGTGAAATTAACGTGGTTGCTTTTGTTGATATCGACCCCGCAGGCATTCAAATTGCGCTAACTATGCCGAAAGTCACTCTAATTTTGGCTCCTGAAATTCAAGCATTATCATCGATATTAACTACATCTAACTCAAGTGAAGACTATGATGTACAGCATAAGCAAGCCAAATATATGCAAAAGCATAAGGATGATTGGCAAGCACTGCAGCAGTTTATCATCGACGAACGAGTTAGTATTAAACAGCAACATCTGCTCGCTTTTAACCTTCCTCTGAGAGTTCATCCCAGAGATTGTTAA
- a CDS encoding phosphoenolpyruvate carboxylase: MSSNIHQAGVKLLKQLGRHAELVMDVYLSGSVSEDETNAAAIEKLRKSDILWRPEAEQELRLKRSVRALLEEALSDERNRQIDSNVGSSLASIKTLAAHYKEARHNIDYAASEAYLADLSEHVYSFADGLRYSIRVLWSRINNEFGYVGTINAKIRENELAQQQVTELLNGLEMFQFSELGELAGDIRELRKLLVTTLQDTLSDCTQELSVVQGRLLELLGRFRQIRGRTRLLKGWLLYTDLHPDYSPSDHVSHKHVPTLFNCAEALLAPASVDVHSTLYEPELFEIVSNIKRIDRLNGGQITAEQDISVSLSQVEDFDIPDNPLKLAVDAYFCAVIDSGKSQSALEYLDEQALGWDRESWLYQVICGYEGLPEEHRQYFELEAIGEPDPVYSGNFVIRDVELWLA; this comes from the coding sequence ATGAGCAGCAACATACACCAAGCAGGGGTAAAGCTGCTTAAACAGCTTGGCCGACATGCAGAACTGGTGATGGATGTTTATCTGTCAGGCTCAGTATCTGAAGATGAAACCAATGCCGCCGCCATAGAGAAACTGCGTAAAAGTGATATTTTGTGGCGCCCAGAAGCAGAGCAAGAGCTAAGGCTAAAGCGTTCAGTTCGTGCCTTGCTTGAAGAGGCGTTGAGCGATGAGCGTAATCGCCAGATTGATTCTAATGTGGGTAGTTCTCTTGCCAGCATTAAAACCTTAGCGGCTCACTATAAGGAAGCACGTCATAACATTGATTATGCCGCCTCTGAGGCGTATCTAGCTGACTTAAGTGAACATGTTTATAGCTTCGCCGATGGACTACGTTATTCGATTCGTGTGCTCTGGAGCCGCATCAATAACGAGTTTGGATATGTCGGTACTATTAATGCCAAAATTCGCGAGAATGAACTGGCACAGCAGCAGGTCACTGAGTTACTCAATGGCTTGGAGATGTTCCAGTTTAGCGAGTTGGGTGAGTTAGCTGGCGATATTCGCGAACTGAGAAAATTGCTGGTCACGACCCTGCAAGACACGTTGAGCGACTGCACTCAAGAACTCAGTGTGGTGCAGGGACGCTTGCTTGAGCTGTTAGGTCGCTTCCGTCAAATTCGTGGCCGTACGCGTCTGCTTAAAGGTTGGCTGTTGTATACTGACCTTCACCCTGACTATAGCCCGAGCGACCATGTTAGTCATAAACATGTACCGACGCTATTTAACTGTGCTGAAGCGCTACTGGCTCCAGCATCTGTCGATGTACATAGCACTTTATATGAGCCAGAGCTGTTTGAAATCGTCTCCAATATTAAGCGGATCGATAGGCTTAACGGCGGGCAAATCACCGCAGAGCAAGATATATCGGTATCCCTAAGCCAAGTTGAGGATTTCGATATTCCTGATAATCCACTCAAGTTAGCGGTTGATGCCTACTTTTGCGCGGTGATCGATTCGGGCAAGAGTCAGTCGGCATTAGAGTACCTTGATGAGCAAGCGCTGGGTTGGGATCGAGAAAGCTGGCTGTATCAAGTCATATGCGGTTATGAAGGGCTACCGGAAGAGCATCGGCAATATTTCGAACTTGAAGCAATAGGGGAGCCCGATCCTGTGTATAGCGGGAACTTCGTCATTCGCGATGTTGAGCTGTGGCTCGCTTAA
- a CDS encoding prolyl oligopeptidase family serine peptidase: protein MFSLDKRSYRDVLTLSPSERLLNYTWIDNENIYIHFTSKGQGHKVLLTMLQKDGKPQSRLFPLPERGDIVDVLPSDPLHILYAKHKYDDKPSLRLYKMTLEQLRNLEFRQTFSVEKKLKDVVSYTFDSINNSLFAYIVDLEKNTAKVRYRALSERRWKLLIEWNDLDTSLVPIGFMDDETLAVLSNQNSDKVALYEFNIKTQKIGQLLYEHPKYDLINADLSDDGGAIKFVSYVEDGHSRSQFFDLELSNKAKSLNISFNGNKAITTAYASDGEHSIVFSFSSNDPGSYYLYDKIANNAELLTELYPELLNFELRGTEVMKVKGPSGVEIEAYLTQPSTEINNGVLLVMPHGGPIGVRDFSYFNPDVQYFTSRGFTVLRVNFRGSKGYGKEFLNSGKGEFGKAIEQDITAVVNSVKQQYEFEKTCAIGASYGGYSSLMLAIKHPSEYHCVVGSYGVYDLPLLFNGNNVKVLAEYRRLVSEVVGEFNQRLVDYSPVYLADGIKVPVLLIAGRGDRIADFEHSKRMEYVLKQKGKQVETLYYKNTQHGHSSWYWQRHEIAYIADYLRRTLRLADYHQVKGVDEKLTRKLAKDMALLADGYEFDNKVDNNSVLANRLYREAASMGDGRSAYNLAKQLMIDGKKLLMESEVYAGVELDSSTVEGNDNDLSLQNFEEGNELIQEAISWADKSSKAGFSKAAYWLGAEYEQGTVVDKSWQKSLNYFTAAAEAGHDYQSLVRMGRVYCLAAEPLKDIKRCSKLLTLSDLTPQQKKTNEVTDESRKTLRRTLGDVYANGHFTPQELALLQGVIESEYKASPVQIELDEVKFGEIEYDSRSGQYSILDDDVNVFNGMGSLELGSTFDVDFEYEDQNVALIGRWLKQDVDGNVEVLDSVFIWGNHNSENWNIRHTIDSTVQFDSKLILEIRDLNNTVLATRAVNLH, encoded by the coding sequence TTGTTTAGCCTAGATAAGAGATCATACCGTGATGTTTTAACCCTTTCCCCAAGCGAGCGATTATTAAATTACACTTGGATAGATAATGAAAATATCTATATTCACTTCACTTCAAAAGGACAGGGTCACAAGGTGTTGCTGACCATGTTGCAGAAGGATGGAAAACCACAATCTCGACTATTTCCTCTGCCTGAGCGTGGTGATATCGTCGATGTGTTGCCTAGTGACCCGTTACACATTTTATATGCGAAACATAAATATGACGATAAACCGAGTCTTCGACTCTATAAAATGACGCTGGAACAGTTGAGAAATTTAGAGTTTAGACAAACGTTTTCTGTTGAAAAGAAACTAAAAGATGTTGTTAGTTATACCTTTGATTCGATTAATAACAGTTTGTTTGCTTATATTGTTGATCTAGAAAAGAACACTGCAAAAGTACGCTATCGAGCGTTAAGTGAGCGGCGTTGGAAATTGTTAATTGAATGGAATGACCTCGATACCAGTTTAGTGCCGATAGGTTTTATGGATGATGAGACACTTGCAGTGCTCAGCAATCAAAATAGCGACAAGGTCGCGCTCTATGAGTTTAATATCAAAACACAAAAAATAGGTCAGTTGTTATACGAACACCCCAAATACGACTTAATAAATGCAGACTTATCGGATGATGGTGGGGCGATTAAATTTGTTAGCTATGTTGAAGATGGGCATAGCAGGAGCCAATTTTTTGATCTAGAACTAAGTAATAAAGCAAAGTCACTAAACATTTCTTTTAATGGGAATAAAGCAATAACAACCGCTTATGCTAGCGATGGAGAGCATAGCATAGTGTTTTCTTTTTCCTCAAATGATCCAGGGTCGTACTACCTTTATGACAAGATAGCTAATAATGCTGAATTGCTGACAGAGCTTTATCCTGAATTGTTGAACTTCGAGCTAAGAGGCACAGAGGTAATGAAAGTAAAGGGGCCTTCCGGTGTTGAGATTGAGGCATATTTAACCCAACCCTCTACAGAGATCAATAATGGTGTGTTGCTTGTTATGCCCCATGGTGGCCCTATTGGCGTCAGGGATTTTAGTTACTTTAACCCTGACGTTCAGTATTTCACAAGTCGAGGCTTTACTGTTTTAAGAGTGAATTTTCGAGGATCTAAAGGTTATGGAAAAGAATTCCTTAACAGTGGAAAGGGCGAGTTTGGTAAGGCGATCGAGCAAGATATCACGGCGGTAGTTAACTCGGTGAAGCAACAATACGAGTTTGAGAAAACTTGCGCTATTGGAGCTAGTTATGGTGGCTATTCATCACTAATGCTAGCCATCAAGCACCCGTCTGAATATCACTGTGTTGTAGGCAGCTATGGTGTCTACGACCTACCATTATTGTTTAACGGCAATAATGTCAAAGTATTAGCAGAGTATAGGCGGTTAGTTTCGGAGGTTGTTGGGGAGTTTAATCAGAGGTTAGTCGATTACTCGCCCGTGTATTTGGCTGATGGCATTAAGGTTCCTGTGTTATTGATTGCTGGGCGAGGGGATCGTATTGCTGACTTTGAGCATTCTAAACGCATGGAGTACGTATTGAAGCAAAAAGGCAAACAGGTCGAAACTCTTTACTACAAAAATACTCAACACGGGCATTCTTCTTGGTATTGGCAGCGTCATGAGATTGCTTATATAGCTGATTATCTGCGCCGTACACTCAGGTTGGCGGACTATCATCAAGTTAAGGGAGTTGATGAGAAATTAACTAGGAAGCTGGCAAAGGATATGGCTTTACTCGCAGATGGCTATGAATTTGATAATAAAGTGGACAACAACTCTGTATTGGCTAATAGACTTTATCGCGAAGCTGCTAGTATGGGGGATGGGCGATCTGCATATAATTTGGCAAAGCAGCTTATGATTGATGGTAAAAAATTACTTATGGAATCAGAAGTATATGCTGGGGTTGAATTAGATTCTAGCACTGTTGAAGGAAATGATAATGATTTGTCACTTCAGAACTTTGAAGAAGGTAATGAGCTTATACAAGAGGCTATAAGTTGGGCCGACAAATCAAGCAAGGCCGGATTTAGCAAGGCTGCATACTGGCTGGGGGCGGAGTATGAACAGGGAACCGTAGTGGATAAGAGTTGGCAAAAGTCCCTTAATTACTTCACCGCTGCTGCAGAAGCTGGTCATGATTACCAGTCTTTAGTGAGAATGGGGCGGGTCTATTGCTTAGCCGCTGAACCATTAAAAGATATAAAGCGTTGCAGTAAATTATTAACCTTATCAGATCTCACGCCGCAGCAGAAAAAAACTAATGAGGTGACTGATGAGTCTCGTAAAACGCTACGAAGAACATTAGGTGATGTATATGCAAATGGGCATTTTACTCCACAAGAACTTGCACTGTTACAAGGCGTAATAGAATCAGAATATAAGGCATCTCCAGTCCAGATCGAACTAGATGAGGTGAAATTTGGGGAGATCGAGTATGATTCCCGCAGTGGTCAATATAGTATTTTGGATGATGACGTGAATGTTTTTAATGGCATGGGGAGTTTGGAGTTAGGATCAACGTTTGACGTTGATTTTGAATATGAAGATCAGAATGTTGCCCTGATAGGTCGTTGGCTCAAACAAGATGTAGATGGAAATGTTGAAGTGTTAGACAGTGTATTTATTTGGGGAAACCATAACTCAGAAAATTGGAATATTCGCCATACAATAGATAGTACTGTGCAGTTCGATAGCAAACTAATATTAGAGATCAGAGACCTAAACAATACAGTCTTGGCCACGAGAGCGGTTAATCTACATTAG
- a CDS encoding ATP-binding protein, translating into MPSLNRIVLIDTHLPGVVELALNGHTNICGTNASGKTTLQRLVPVFYGEYPSRVVPSTRDSFERWYLPHESSFIIYEYIKSDGLACQAVLASAGDGKGVNYRFIAKSFELDDYVKTQHGDNIQCFTMAELGREMKRAGVAVTNLLNTREFRAIIQNDRALLSTGSNRTELRHYARQFSLCEAEHSLRHIEKLAKAVHSKEGKMETIKSMIAAILEEDGVNPPSSRINPQHVESWIKESQLIQGFEIIRPEFEKLEQEFDQLLSTEQRLASLRRGYSKDETDEVERQEHHQDLSKALNAKLRELDEQWKEQRDELNLDLSAAKGDVAKCEQELDSIEDQHASFQNAEIEQAKLDLEQLPSWRGTLENLSERHKLQTEKHQDIEAAYNARRSKIGEGLNRELENLHQEQDSLRESRDKQREQGRTELAALEGQWRDATDKGQAKFSEQAYQLKLSAAELKVRVDNVTYSAEEKLALTVFDERITRADEDQEACNAKVDRFSTEERKLRAKRDQANESLRVAGIRVTERQSELEELQHILYPQSHTLLEFLRKEANGWENTLGKVINSDLLHRSDLHPAISGENLEALYGIALDLKAIDAPEYAASEQELRIKLANAEEVLVSAQELQTAAEGHLVAVNAELDAMTRELTFARTAYKNSRDDLRRLFDDKRAEQEKINLALNERKSASQKQLARLDTELKQLKQQQQEWLEQQKEQALEARMEKNAYWQEVVGALDNQLGQVKANIQNRREHAKSEQKACEQWYKDELKSRGIDEAKIVALKTEIRTLESNISKADQRRSEVLRYDDWYQHTWLKRKPKLQTELSTVKQATLGLEQQLKSKSNEVKTQRGELDTERKRSDSVQVEASENLTKLRSVMRKLAELKLPANNEDAMGGLSERLRQGEEQLLKRDSLLGSVKQYVEHFDSVIASKSGSSLSETWERAREESSFVNDKGIRILDYRKLVPQLEQLLNVMVPQSMMALREQGRIFGVDLSAFYDVLADIDRRIATQSARITREVGEELFLDGVSESAVKIRSRISELEFWPELEAFVKAFRQWKADGFSELPGEDYTNSMRRAIDIIGRAALSGGISKLLEIELRLKEGNSDLIIRTDRQLNESSSHGMAYLILCKFLLAFTRLLRGRAEVTIHWPIDELGTLHHANVKKIFDACENNNISVLGAFPNPESEVLSLFANRYIINKQTKKLQVVKPQINPIAEKLNKRRTQEAV; encoded by the coding sequence ATGCCAAGCTTAAATCGCATCGTACTTATTGATACCCATCTGCCAGGCGTCGTCGAGCTTGCGCTTAATGGTCACACCAACATCTGCGGCACTAACGCATCAGGAAAAACCACGCTGCAGCGTTTAGTGCCGGTGTTCTATGGTGAGTATCCAAGTCGGGTCGTCCCGTCTACGCGTGATAGCTTTGAGCGTTGGTATTTGCCACACGAATCGAGCTTTATCATCTATGAATATATCAAGTCAGACGGGCTCGCATGTCAGGCTGTATTGGCATCGGCAGGTGATGGCAAAGGGGTTAATTATCGTTTTATTGCTAAATCTTTTGAGCTAGATGATTACGTCAAGACCCAGCATGGCGATAATATTCAGTGCTTTACCATGGCCGAACTCGGCCGCGAGATGAAGCGCGCAGGCGTTGCTGTCACCAACTTGCTCAACACTCGTGAGTTTAGGGCTATTATTCAGAACGACAGAGCGTTATTGAGCACCGGTAGTAACCGTACTGAACTGCGTCATTACGCACGTCAGTTCTCCTTGTGTGAGGCGGAGCATTCGTTACGCCATATTGAAAAGCTTGCTAAAGCGGTGCACTCGAAAGAGGGTAAGATGGAGACGATCAAATCGATGATTGCTGCCATCTTAGAGGAAGACGGTGTTAACCCACCTAGCTCACGCATTAATCCGCAGCATGTTGAATCCTGGATAAAGGAGAGCCAATTAATTCAGGGGTTTGAGATTATTCGACCTGAATTTGAAAAACTGGAACAGGAGTTTGACCAGCTGCTCAGTACTGAGCAGCGACTCGCCAGCCTGCGTCGCGGTTATAGTAAAGATGAAACAGACGAAGTTGAAAGGCAAGAGCATCACCAGGACCTGTCTAAAGCACTCAATGCTAAGTTACGAGAGTTGGATGAACAGTGGAAAGAGCAGCGTGATGAGCTTAACCTCGATCTGTCTGCCGCCAAAGGTGATGTGGCTAAGTGCGAACAAGAGCTCGATTCAATTGAAGATCAACACGCCTCTTTTCAAAATGCTGAAATCGAACAGGCTAAGCTCGATCTTGAGCAGCTACCAAGCTGGCGTGGCACGCTGGAAAACTTATCGGAACGGCATAAACTACAAACAGAAAAACACCAAGATATTGAAGCGGCTTATAACGCTCGCCGCAGTAAAATTGGCGAGGGGCTAAACCGTGAGCTAGAAAACTTGCATCAAGAGCAAGACAGCTTAAGAGAATCTCGTGATAAACAGCGAGAACAGGGCCGAACTGAGTTAGCTGCATTAGAGGGCCAATGGCGCGATGCAACCGATAAAGGGCAAGCCAAATTTAGCGAGCAAGCTTATCAATTGAAATTGTCAGCGGCAGAGCTAAAAGTTCGGGTTGATAATGTAACTTACTCGGCAGAGGAAAAGCTGGCTTTAACTGTGTTTGATGAGCGAATTACTCGTGCCGATGAAGATCAAGAAGCCTGCAATGCCAAGGTTGATCGTTTTTCCACTGAAGAGCGTAAGCTGCGCGCTAAACGTGATCAAGCCAATGAAAGCTTACGTGTAGCCGGTATTCGAGTCACTGAGCGTCAAAGCGAGCTTGAAGAACTGCAGCATATACTCTACCCGCAGTCACACACCTTGTTGGAATTTTTACGCAAAGAAGCTAACGGTTGGGAGAATACCCTCGGTAAGGTGATCAATTCCGATCTATTGCACCGTAGCGATCTGCACCCAGCCATTAGCGGTGAAAACTTAGAGGCTCTTTATGGCATCGCGTTAGATCTTAAAGCGATCGATGCACCCGAGTACGCAGCATCAGAGCAAGAGCTGCGGATAAAACTTGCTAACGCCGAAGAAGTGTTGGTAAGTGCTCAAGAGTTACAAACCGCAGCAGAAGGGCATCTTGTTGCCGTCAATGCTGAGCTCGATGCGATGACTCGCGAACTTACTTTTGCGCGCACTGCCTATAAGAATAGCCGCGATGACCTGCGTCGTTTGTTTGATGATAAACGTGCCGAACAAGAGAAAATTAATCTTGCGTTGAATGAACGTAAATCAGCTTCTCAAAAGCAGTTGGCGCGACTGGATACTGAGTTAAAGCAGTTAAAACAGCAGCAACAAGAGTGGTTAGAGCAGCAAAAAGAGCAAGCGCTAGAAGCACGTATGGAGAAAAATGCGTACTGGCAAGAGGTCGTTGGCGCGCTTGATAATCAATTAGGTCAGGTAAAAGCCAATATTCAAAATCGCCGTGAGCATGCTAAGAGTGAACAGAAAGCCTGTGAGCAGTGGTATAAAGATGAGCTTAAATCTCGCGGTATTGATGAAGCGAAAATTGTAGCGCTTAAAACCGAGATCCGCACCTTAGAATCTAATATCAGTAAAGCAGACCAACGCCGCAGTGAAGTGCTGCGCTATGACGATTGGTATCAGCATACCTGGCTGAAACGCAAACCTAAACTGCAAACTGAGCTCAGTACTGTTAAGCAAGCGACGTTAGGGTTAGAGCAGCAGCTTAAGTCAAAATCAAATGAGGTTAAGACCCAGCGTGGCGAGCTCGACACTGAGCGTAAGCGTTCTGATTCGGTCCAGGTTGAAGCCTCGGAGAATTTAACCAAGCTGCGCAGTGTGATGCGTAAGTTAGCTGAATTAAAACTGCCGGCCAATAACGAAGATGCCATGGGTGGCCTCAGTGAGCGCTTACGTCAAGGTGAAGAACAGCTATTAAAGCGTGACTCATTACTGGGCTCAGTGAAGCAATACGTAGAGCACTTTGACTCTGTTATCGCCAGTAAGTCTGGTTCTAGCTTGTCGGAAACATGGGAGCGAGCACGGGAAGAGTCGAGCTTTGTAAACGACAAAGGCATTCGGATTCTGGATTACCGTAAATTGGTACCGCAACTGGAGCAACTGCTCAATGTGATGGTGCCGCAATCTATGATGGCACTGCGAGAGCAAGGGCGTATTTTCGGTGTCGACCTAAGCGCATTCTACGATGTACTTGCCGACATTGACCGCCGTATTGCCACACAAAGCGCGCGCATCACTCGCGAAGTTGGCGAGGAACTGTTCCTCGATGGCGTCTCTGAGTCTGCGGTTAAGATCCGCTCGCGTATTAGCGAGCTTGAGTTTTGGCCTGAACTGGAAGCATTTGTTAAAGCGTTCCGTCAGTGGAAGGCCGATGGCTTTAGCGAGCTCCCTGGTGAGGATTACACCAACAGTATGCGTCGTGCTATCGACATTATTGGCCGCGCGGCATTATCGGGTGGGATCTCCAAGCTGCTTGAAATTGAACTGCGCCTTAAAGAGGGCAATAGCGACCTTATTATCCGTACCGATAGGCAGCTGAATGAATCATCGAGCCACGGTATGGCTTACCTCATTTTATGTAAGTTCTTGTTGGCGTTTACACGTCTTTTACGTGGCCGTGCCGAGGTGACGATTCATTGGCCTATTGATGAACTGGGTACCCTGCATCACGCTAACGTGAAGAAGATATTTGATGCCTGCGAAAACAACAATATTTCAGTGTTAGGCGCGTTCCCCAACCCCGAATCTGAAGTGCTTAGCTTGTTTGCTAATCGTTACATCATCAATAAACAGACTAAAAAATTGCAGGTTGTTAAACCACAAATTAACCCTATCGCCGAAAAGCTTAACAAGCGACGTACTCAGGAGGCCGTGTAA
- a CDS encoding condensin complex protein MksE, producing MSQDTETTLVGTSALIERLLKGQFICRTTDEDGWRALKNPDTCERVEAYLNQINRTVGSAGEGEVFFCGYQQLGDNERKVISSQFKDICNSLIPLVEWLVLVQEGSSQDAPLSEGAAVRLTELQTRIEDTPAFREQLAKISHYRLFGSTSSNVDAQIKLVFKRLVELGYLTKPNAEKQIFIATGKLDYLYEVIRFIDETEGLSLEAQAETATQRDLV from the coding sequence ATGAGCCAAGATACCGAGACCACCTTAGTGGGTACCAGTGCGCTAATTGAGCGTTTATTGAAAGGTCAGTTTATTTGCCGCACGACCGATGAAGATGGCTGGCGAGCGCTGAAAAATCCAGATACCTGCGAGCGAGTCGAGGCCTATTTAAATCAGATTAATCGCACCGTTGGATCGGCGGGTGAAGGTGAAGTTTTCTTTTGCGGTTATCAGCAGCTCGGTGATAACGAACGTAAAGTGATTTCGTCGCAGTTTAAAGATATCTGTAACTCGCTAATCCCACTGGTTGAATGGCTGGTGTTAGTACAAGAGGGCAGTAGCCAAGACGCTCCCTTGTCTGAAGGCGCTGCGGTGCGACTCACTGAATTACAAACTCGTATTGAAGACACCCCCGCGTTTCGGGAACAGCTAGCTAAAATTAGCCACTACCGTCTTTTTGGCTCAACCAGTAGCAATGTTGATGCCCAGATAAAATTGGTCTTTAAACGTTTAGTGGAGTTGGGGTACTTAACCAAGCCTAATGCGGAAAAGCAGATCTTTATCGCCACTGGTAAGCTGGATTATCTTTATGAGGTGATACGCTTTATCGATGAGACCGAAGGGTTGAGTTTAGAAGCTCAAGCCGAAACTGCGACCCAGAGAGATTTGGTTTGA
- a CDS encoding dicarboxylate/amino acid:cation symporter, whose amino-acid sequence MTKSLSTRIFIGLFTGLILGSIIQYFLADISFFTGTVVDIASGAGTMFVNMIMMLVVPLVFVSIVCGVCELKDLNSFGRLGGKTFGFYIINTLVAIFAALSVALLLAPGKGVDMSSNGGVDIVATELPNLVQLIVGIVPNNPVAAFTSGNMLQVIFMALLLGGVIKSLGETAKSAVSGFQVANKIMMRLISVVMQLAPIGVFALMLKLGATLEAAIFGSVLEYLVVILSLLLLWIFVVYPFAVSMFTPVSAKEFREKTREQILFSLSTASSNATIPVTMRTLTEKLGVNRAVAGFGVPLGATMNMGGVSIYITIAIFFVANAFGAPIGMDQIPALLFSIFLLSVGAGGVPGGGMVMIGVLIHQMGLPVEAFAIVAALDRLIDMVLTSCNVVGDAAVLTIVDETEKRAEAKLVTA is encoded by the coding sequence ATGACTAAATCACTTTCAACTCGGATCTTTATTGGTCTGTTTACCGGTCTGATCCTCGGATCGATTATTCAATACTTCCTCGCTGATATTAGCTTTTTTACTGGCACAGTTGTCGATATAGCTTCTGGCGCTGGCACCATGTTCGTCAATATGATCATGATGTTAGTAGTACCATTGGTTTTCGTTTCTATTGTATGTGGTGTGTGCGAGCTTAAAGATCTCAACAGCTTTGGTCGCTTAGGCGGAAAAACTTTCGGCTTTTATATCATCAACACCTTAGTGGCTATTTTTGCCGCGCTGTCCGTAGCCTTGCTATTGGCGCCAGGTAAAGGCGTTGATATGTCGAGCAATGGCGGTGTAGATATTGTCGCGACTGAGCTGCCAAATTTAGTGCAACTCATTGTAGGCATCGTGCCTAATAACCCTGTTGCAGCCTTTACCTCTGGCAACATGTTGCAAGTTATCTTTATGGCACTACTGCTCGGTGGTGTTATTAAATCGCTTGGCGAAACGGCTAAAAGTGCAGTGAGCGGTTTTCAGGTCGCTAACAAAATCATGATGAGGCTAATAAGCGTGGTCATGCAGTTGGCACCCATTGGTGTATTCGCACTGATGCTAAAACTTGGTGCAACGCTCGAGGCTGCAATATTTGGTAGTGTACTTGAATACCTAGTAGTGATTTTAAGCTTACTCTTGCTATGGATTTTCGTTGTTTATCCATTTGCAGTTAGTATGTTTACCCCTGTATCTGCTAAAGAGTTCCGCGAAAAGACACGTGAGCAGATCTTGTTCTCACTCTCTACAGCGAGTTCGAACGCGACGATTCCAGTGACCATGCGTACCTTAACCGAGAAGCTAGGCGTTAATCGCGCTGTCGCGGGTTTTGGTGTACCGCTCGGTGCAACGATGAACATGGGCGGCGTATCTATTTACATCACTATTGCCATTTTCTTTGTTGCTAACGCATTCGGCGCGCCAATCGGTATGGATCAAATCCCTGCATTACTGTTTAGCATCTTCTTACTGTCAGTGGGTGCTGGTGGTGTACCAGGCGGCGGAATGGTGATGATTGGCGTGCTTATCCATCAGATGGGTCTGCCTGTTGAAGCATTTGCTATCGTTGCAGCGCTAGACCGCTTAATCGATATGGTTCTGACATCATGCAATGTGGTTGGCGATGCAGCAGTGCTAACCATTGTTGATGAAACAGAAAAGCGTGCGGAGGCTAAGCTAGTCACCGCATAA